One window of Pseudomonas sp. FP198 genomic DNA carries:
- the emhB gene encoding efflux RND transporter permease subunit EmhB, with the protein MSKFFIDRPIFAWVIALVIMLVGALSILKLPINQYPSIAPPAIAIQVTYPGASAQTVQDTVVQVIEQQLNGIDNLRYVSSESNSDGSMTITATFEQGTNSDTAQVQVQNKLNLATPLLPQEVQQQGIRVTKSVRNFLMVIGVVSRDGSMTREDLSNYIVSNMQDPISRTKGVGDFQVFGAQYAMRIWLDPAKLNKFNLTPVDVSNAVSAQNVQVASGQLGGLPALPGQQLNATIIGKTRLQTAEQFKAILLKVNPDGSQVRVGDVADVALGGENYSINAQFNGAPASGLAVRLATGANALDTAKALRQTVDDLKPFFPQGLEVVFPYDTTPVVSESIKGVIETLIEAVALVFLVMFLFLQNFRATIITTMTVPVVLLGTFGILAAFGFSINTLTMFGMVLAIGLLVDDAIVVVENVERVMSEEGLSPKEATKKSMGQIQGALVGIALVLSAVLLPMAFFGGSTGVIYKQFSITIVSAMALSVLVALIFTPALCATMLKPIPKGEHGTPKRGFFGWFNRNFDRGVRSYERGVGNMLKHKAPYLLAYVIILVGMVWLFTRIPTAFLPEEDQGVLFAQVQTPAGSSAERTQVVVDKMREFLLRPSKDGGEGDGVASVFTVTGFNFAGRGQSSGMAFIMLKPWEERNADNTVFKIAGRAQQHFFTFRDAMVFAFAPPAVMELGNATGFDVFLQDRAGIGHEKLMEARNQFLGMASQSKVLTQVRPNGLNDEPQYQLDIDDEKASALGITLSDINNTLSIALGSNYVNDFIDRGRVKRVYIQGRPDARMSPEDLNKWYVRNSAGTMVPFSAFAKGEWTYGSPKLARYNGVEAMEVLGAPAPGYSTGEAMAEVEAIAQKLPAGVGISWTGLSYEERLSGSQAPALYALSLLMVFLCLAALYESWSIPIAVMLVVPLGIIGALLATSLRGLSNDVYFQVGLLTTIGLAAKNAILIVEFAKELHEQGRTLVEAAIEACRMRLRPIIMTSLAFILGVVPLAISTGAGSGSQHAIGTGVIGGMLTATILAIFWVPLFFVTVSSIGRRKNIDQDNTPETSKEAGQ; encoded by the coding sequence ATGTCGAAATTCTTTATCGACCGTCCGATCTTCGCCTGGGTGATTGCCCTGGTGATCATGCTGGTCGGGGCCCTATCGATCCTCAAGTTGCCGATCAACCAGTACCCGAGCATCGCGCCGCCGGCCATTGCGATCCAGGTGACCTACCCGGGTGCATCCGCACAAACCGTGCAGGACACCGTGGTGCAGGTCATCGAGCAACAGCTCAACGGCATCGACAACCTGCGTTATGTGTCGTCGGAAAGTAACTCCGACGGCAGCATGACCATCACCGCAACCTTCGAGCAAGGCACCAACTCCGATACCGCGCAGGTCCAGGTGCAGAACAAGCTGAACCTGGCCACTCCGCTGTTGCCGCAGGAAGTGCAGCAACAGGGCATCCGCGTGACCAAGTCGGTGAGAAACTTCCTGATGGTGATCGGCGTGGTCTCGCGCGATGGCAGCATGACTCGTGAGGACCTGTCCAACTACATCGTGTCGAACATGCAGGACCCGATCTCGCGCACCAAGGGTGTCGGTGACTTCCAGGTCTTCGGTGCCCAGTACGCCATGCGGATCTGGCTCGACCCGGCCAAGTTGAACAAATTCAACCTGACCCCGGTCGACGTGAGCAACGCGGTTTCCGCGCAGAACGTCCAGGTCGCGTCCGGCCAGCTCGGCGGCCTACCCGCCCTGCCCGGCCAGCAGTTGAACGCCACCATCATCGGCAAGACCCGCCTGCAGACCGCCGAGCAGTTCAAGGCGATCCTGCTCAAGGTCAACCCGGACGGCTCGCAAGTGCGCGTCGGCGATGTCGCCGATGTGGCCCTCGGCGGCGAAAACTACAGCATCAACGCTCAGTTCAACGGCGCGCCGGCTTCCGGCCTGGCAGTGCGCCTGGCGACTGGCGCCAACGCCCTCGACACGGCCAAGGCCCTGCGCCAGACCGTCGATGACCTCAAGCCATTCTTCCCGCAAGGCCTGGAGGTGGTGTTCCCCTACGACACCACGCCAGTGGTGAGCGAATCGATCAAGGGCGTGATTGAAACCCTGATCGAAGCGGTCGCGCTGGTGTTCCTGGTGATGTTCCTGTTCCTGCAGAACTTCCGCGCCACCATCATCACCACGATGACGGTGCCGGTGGTACTGCTGGGTACTTTCGGTATCCTCGCCGCGTTCGGTTTCAGCATCAACACCCTGACCATGTTCGGTATGGTGTTGGCCATCGGCTTGCTGGTGGACGATGCCATCGTCGTGGTGGAAAACGTCGAACGGGTGATGAGCGAAGAAGGCCTGTCGCCCAAGGAAGCGACCAAGAAATCCATGGGCCAGATCCAGGGCGCCCTGGTGGGCATCGCCCTGGTGCTGTCGGCGGTACTCCTGCCGATGGCGTTCTTCGGCGGCTCCACCGGCGTGATCTACAAACAGTTCTCGATCACCATCGTCTCGGCCATGGCCCTGTCGGTGCTGGTTGCCCTGATCTTCACCCCGGCCCTGTGCGCCACCATGCTCAAGCCAATCCCCAAGGGCGAGCACGGCACGCCGAAACGCGGCTTCTTCGGCTGGTTCAACCGCAACTTCGACCGTGGCGTCCGCAGCTACGAGCGTGGCGTGGGCAACATGCTCAAGCACAAGGCCCCGTACCTGCTGGCCTACGTGATCATCCTGGTCGGCATGGTCTGGCTGTTCACCCGCATCCCGACCGCGTTCCTGCCGGAAGAAGACCAGGGCGTGCTGTTTGCCCAAGTGCAGACACCGGCCGGCTCCAGTGCCGAGCGCACCCAGGTGGTCGTGGACAAGATGCGTGAGTTCCTGCTGCGTCCGAGCAAGGACGGCGGTGAAGGGGATGGTGTGGCCTCGGTGTTTACGGTGACCGGCTTCAACTTCGCCGGTCGTGGCCAGAGCTCCGGCATGGCGTTCATCATGCTCAAGCCGTGGGAAGAGCGAAACGCCGACAACACCGTATTCAAGATCGCCGGCCGCGCCCAGCAGCACTTCTTCACGTTCCGCGACGCGATGGTGTTTGCCTTCGCTCCGCCAGCGGTGATGGAACTGGGTAACGCCACCGGTTTCGACGTGTTCCTGCAGGACCGCGCCGGCATCGGTCACGAAAAGCTGATGGAGGCTCGCAACCAGTTCCTGGGCATGGCTTCGCAGAGCAAGGTCCTGACCCAGGTGCGTCCGAACGGTCTCAACGACGAGCCCCAGTACCAGTTGGACATCGATGACGAGAAGGCCAGTGCCCTGGGCATCACCCTTTCGGACATCAACAACACGCTGTCGATTGCCCTCGGCAGTAACTATGTCAATGACTTCATCGACCGTGGTCGGGTGAAACGCGTCTACATCCAAGGCCGACCGGACGCGCGCATGAGCCCGGAGGACCTGAACAAATGGTACGTGCGCAACAGCGCCGGGACCATGGTGCCGTTCAGCGCCTTCGCCAAGGGCGAGTGGACCTACGGTTCGCCGAAACTGGCCCGTTACAACGGCGTGGAAGCGATGGAAGTCCTCGGTGCTCCGGCGCCAGGTTATTCCACGGGTGAAGCGATGGCCGAAGTCGAGGCCATTGCGCAGAAGCTGCCGGCGGGTGTCGGCATCTCCTGGACCGGCCTGTCGTACGAGGAACGCCTGTCGGGTTCCCAGGCGCCGGCACTGTACGCGCTCTCGCTGCTGATGGTATTCCTCTGCCTGGCGGCGCTGTATGAAAGCTGGTCGATTCCGATCGCGGTCATGCTCGTGGTGCCGCTGGGGATTATCGGTGCCCTGCTGGCCACCAGCCTGCGCGGCCTGTCCAACGACGTGTACTTCCAGGTGGGCCTGTTGACGACCATCGGCCTGGCGGCGAAAAACGCCATCCTGATCGTCGAGTTCGCCAAGGAGCTCCATGAACAGGGCCGGACCCTGGTGGAGGCCGCGATCGAAGCCTGCAGGATGCGTCTGCGGCCGATCATCATGACCTCCCTGGCGTTCATCCTCGGCGTCGTGCCACTGGCCATTTCCACCGGCGCCGGCTCGGGCAGCCAGCACGCCATCGGTACCGGCGTGATTGGCGGTATGCTCACCGCGACCATCCTGGCAATCTTCTGGGTGCCATTGTTCTTCGTGACGGTGTCGTCAATCGGTCGGCGTAAAAATATCGACCAGGACAACACTCCTGAAACTTCTAAAGAGGCTGGCCAATGA
- a CDS encoding ACP phosphodiesterase, whose product MNYLAHLHLGGPGREQLLGSLYGDFVKGPLQGQFTPQIEAAIALHRRIDMYTDRHPLVDIALSRFSTVRRRYAGIVLDVFFDHCLARDWAQYGEGPLLDFTSRVYQVLAAEAQLPGRLAQIAPFMAADDWLGSYQEFEVLGQVLRGISRRLSRPEELAGAMGELVRLYEPLSEDFRLFYPQLQDFAQNQITPQN is encoded by the coding sequence ATGAACTATCTCGCACACCTGCACCTCGGCGGCCCTGGCCGGGAACAACTGCTCGGCAGCCTCTACGGCGATTTCGTCAAAGGGCCGCTGCAGGGGCAATTCACTCCGCAGATCGAGGCGGCGATCGCCCTGCATCGACGCATCGACATGTACACCGATCGCCATCCGTTGGTGGATATCGCCTTGTCGCGCTTCTCCACGGTCCGCCGGCGTTATGCCGGGATCGTGCTGGATGTGTTTTTCGACCATTGCCTGGCCCGCGACTGGGCGCAGTACGGCGAAGGGCCGCTGCTGGATTTCACTTCCCGGGTCTACCAGGTGCTCGCCGCCGAAGCGCAACTGCCCGGGCGCCTGGCGCAGATCGCGCCGTTCATGGCGGCGGATGACTGGTTGGGTTCCTATCAGGAATTCGAGGTGCTCGGGCAGGTGCTGCGCGGTATTTCCCGGCGCCTGTCGCGGCCCGAGGAACTGGCCGGGGCGATGGGGGAGTTGGTCAGGCTGTATGAGCCGTTGAGCGAGGATTTTCGGTTGTTCTATCCGCAGTTGCAGGATTTTGCGCAGAACCAGATCACACCGCAAAATTGA
- a CDS encoding efflux RND transporter periplasmic adaptor subunit, protein MQFKPAVTALVTAIALASLLSGCNKEEAAPAPPPPQVGVVTLKTQPFTLTSELPGRTSAFRVAEVRPQVNGIILKRLFKEGADVKAGQQLYQIDPAVYEANLKSAEANLRSTKSIADRYKQLVDEQAVSRQEYDTAVANRLESEANLQTAQINVRYTKVYAPISGRIGRSSVTEGALVSNGQTDALATIQQLDPIYVDVTQSSVELLNLRRELESGRLQKAGDNAAMVKLTLEDGSQYPHEGKLEFSEVSVDQTTGSVTLRAVFPNPEHTLLPGMFVHAQLQAGVNSAAILAPQQGVTRDLKGTPTAMVVGADNKVELRQLKASRTVGSQWLIEDGLKAGDRLITEGLQYVRPGVEVKATEATNVDAKNPAPAQAADKAAGKGE, encoded by the coding sequence ATGCAATTCAAGCCAGCTGTTACCGCTCTGGTCACTGCCATCGCCCTGGCATCGCTGCTCAGCGGATGCAACAAGGAAGAGGCTGCCCCTGCCCCTCCCCCTCCTCAGGTCGGCGTCGTAACCCTCAAGACTCAGCCTTTTACCCTGACCTCCGAATTGCCGGGCCGCACCAGTGCGTTCCGCGTCGCCGAAGTGCGTCCGCAGGTCAACGGCATCATCCTCAAGCGCCTGTTCAAGGAAGGCGCCGACGTCAAGGCCGGCCAGCAGCTGTACCAGATCGACCCGGCCGTCTATGAAGCGAACCTCAAGAGCGCCGAGGCCAACCTGCGATCCACCAAGTCGATCGCCGATCGCTACAAGCAATTGGTCGACGAGCAGGCGGTCAGCCGCCAGGAGTACGACACCGCCGTGGCCAACCGCCTGGAGTCGGAAGCGAACCTGCAGACGGCCCAGATCAACGTGCGCTACACCAAGGTCTACGCGCCGATCTCCGGTCGCATCGGGCGCTCCTCGGTCACCGAGGGTGCGCTGGTGAGCAATGGCCAGACCGACGCCCTGGCGACCATCCAGCAACTCGATCCGATCTACGTCGACGTGACGCAGAGTTCCGTCGAGCTGCTGAACCTGCGCCGTGAGCTGGAAAGTGGTCGTTTGCAGAAGGCTGGCGATAACGCCGCCATGGTCAAGCTGACGCTGGAAGACGGCAGCCAGTATCCCCATGAAGGCAAGCTGGAGTTCTCCGAAGTCTCGGTCGATCAGACCACCGGCTCCGTGACCTTGCGCGCCGTGTTCCCCAACCCTGAGCACACGCTGCTGCCGGGCATGTTTGTCCACGCACAGCTGCAGGCCGGCGTGAACAGCGCCGCAATCCTGGCGCCGCAGCAAGGCGTGACCCGCGACCTCAAGGGTACGCCGACTGCGATGGTGGTGGGCGCGGACAACAAGGTCGAACTGCGTCAGCTCAAGGCCAGCCGTACCGTCGGCAGCCAGTGGCTGATCGAAGACGGCCTCAAGGCCGGTGATCGCCTGATCACCGAAGGCTTGCAGTACGTACGGCCAGGGGTGGAAGTCAAAGCCACCGAAGCCACCAACGTTGACGCAAAGAACCCGGCCCCCGCTCAGGCAGCTGACAAAGCCGCCGGCAAAGGGGAGTAA
- a CDS encoding OprD family porin, protein MKPTQQVFPSLIAVALSGVALPVLSAESGFVEDAKATLNLRNFYFNRNFTNPDNAQGKAEEWTQSFILDAKSGFTQGTVGFGVDVLGLYSVKLDGGRGTAGTQLLPVHDDGRPADDFGRLGVALKAKVSKTELKVGEWMPVLPILRSDDGRSLPQTFQGGQVTSTEINGLSLYGGQFRGNSPRNDASMEDMSMNGRSAFTSDRFNFGGGEYAFNEKRTQVGVWYAELSDIYQQQYFNLTHSQPMGDWTLGANLGYFIGKEDGSALAGDLDNKTAFAMLSAKYGGNTFYVGLQKVGGDDAWMRVNGTSGGTLANDSYNSSYDNAKEKSWQLRHDFNFAAVGVPGLTLMNRYISGDNVHTATVDDGKEWGRETELAYTVQSGALKSLNVKWRNSTMRRDFNTNEFDENRLIVSYPISLL, encoded by the coding sequence ATGAAACCCACACAGCAAGTTTTCCCCAGCCTCATTGCCGTCGCGCTGTCCGGCGTAGCACTGCCGGTGTTGTCAGCGGAATCGGGGTTCGTCGAGGACGCCAAGGCCACGCTGAACCTGCGTAACTTCTACTTCAACCGCAACTTCACCAACCCGGACAACGCCCAAGGCAAGGCCGAGGAATGGACTCAAAGCTTCATCCTCGACGCCAAGTCCGGTTTCACCCAAGGCACAGTCGGTTTCGGCGTGGACGTGCTCGGCCTGTACTCGGTCAAGCTCGACGGCGGTCGCGGCACCGCCGGTACCCAGTTGCTGCCGGTGCACGATGACGGTCGCCCGGCCGATGACTTCGGCCGTTTGGGCGTGGCCCTCAAGGCCAAGGTCTCGAAGACTGAATTGAAAGTCGGCGAGTGGATGCCGGTGCTGCCGATCCTGCGTTCCGACGATGGCCGCTCCCTGCCGCAAACCTTCCAGGGCGGCCAGGTCACCTCCACCGAGATCAACGGCCTGAGCCTCTATGGCGGTCAGTTCCGTGGCAACAGCCCGCGTAACGACGCGAGCATGGAAGACATGTCGATGAACGGCCGCAGCGCCTTCACTTCCGACCGTTTCAATTTCGGCGGCGGCGAATATGCCTTCAACGAAAAACGCACCCAGGTCGGCGTCTGGTACGCGGAACTGTCCGACATCTACCAGCAGCAATATTTCAACCTGACCCACAGCCAACCCATGGGCGACTGGACCCTCGGCGCCAACCTTGGCTACTTCATCGGCAAGGAAGACGGCAGCGCCCTGGCCGGCGATCTCGACAACAAGACCGCGTTCGCCATGCTCTCGGCCAAATACGGTGGCAACACCTTCTATGTCGGCCTGCAGAAAGTCGGCGGCGATGACGCCTGGATGCGCGTCAACGGCACCAGCGGCGGCACTCTGGCGAACGACAGCTACAACTCCAGCTACGATAACGCCAAGGAAAAATCCTGGCAGTTGCGCCACGACTTCAACTTCGCCGCCGTCGGCGTGCCGGGCCTGACCCTGATGAACCGCTACATCAGTGGTGACAACGTGCACACCGCCACGGTCGACGATGGCAAGGAATGGGGCCGCGAGACTGAGCTGGCTTATACCGTGCAGAGCGGTGCGCTGAAGAGTCTCAACGTGAAATGGCGCAACTCGACGATGCGCCGGGACTTCAATACCAATGAGTTCGATGAGAACCGGTTGATCGTCAGCTATCCGATCAGCTTGTTGTGA
- a CDS encoding TetR family transcriptional regulator, producing the protein MVRRTKEEALETRSQILEAAEKAFFERGVARTTLADIATLAGVTRGAIYWHFSNKADLLQAMLDTLHEPLDELARASESEEELDPLGCVRKLLVRLFQQVALDPKTRRINEILFHKCEFTDEMCDLRQQRREVSLDCNVRIALSLRNAMKRGQMPDDLDPERAAVAIHAYIDGILYQWLLAPDSFALAGEAERWVDIGLDMLRLSPNLRK; encoded by the coding sequence ATGGTACGTCGTACCAAAGAAGAAGCCCTGGAGACTCGCAGCCAGATCCTTGAAGCGGCCGAAAAGGCCTTCTTCGAGCGCGGCGTGGCGCGAACGACGCTGGCCGACATCGCGACGCTGGCCGGTGTGACGCGTGGTGCGATCTACTGGCATTTCAGCAACAAGGCGGATTTGCTCCAGGCCATGCTCGATACCTTGCATGAGCCGCTCGATGAGCTGGCCCGCGCCAGCGAAAGCGAGGAGGAACTCGACCCGCTGGGGTGTGTGCGCAAGCTGCTGGTGAGGTTGTTCCAGCAAGTGGCCCTGGACCCGAAAACCCGCCGCATTAATGAGATTCTGTTCCATAAGTGCGAATTCACCGATGAAATGTGCGACTTGCGCCAGCAGCGGCGCGAGGTCAGCCTTGACTGTAACGTGCGCATCGCGCTGTCCCTGCGCAATGCAATGAAGCGTGGGCAGATGCCAGATGACCTGGATCCCGAGAGGGCTGCGGTGGCTATCCATGCCTATATCGACGGGATCCTCTATCAGTGGCTGCTGGCGCCGGACAGCTTCGCCCTGGCCGGTGAGGCCGAGCGCTGGGTGGATATCGGGTTGGACATGCTGCGCCTGAGCCCTAACCTGCGCAAATGA
- a CDS encoding alkene reductase — MATIFDPIKLGDIELKNRIIMAPLTRCRADAGRVPNALMAEYYVQRASAGLILSEATSVTPMGVGYPDTPGIWSNDQVRGWANVTKAIHGAGGKIFLQLWHVGRISHPSYLDGELPVAPSAIQPKGHVSLVRPLADYPTPRALETAEIADIVDAYRVGAENAKAAGFDGVEIHGANGYLLDQFLQSSTNQRTDNYGGSLENRARLLLEVTDAAIEVWGAGRVGVHLAPRADSHDMGDENRLETFSYVARELGKRGIAFICSREKEGADSIGPQLKQAFGGPYIANERFTKESANAWLAEGKADAVAFGVPFIANPDLPARLKADAPLNEPHPETFYGKGPVGYIDYPVL; from the coding sequence ATGGCGACAATTTTCGACCCCATCAAACTCGGCGACATCGAGCTGAAAAACCGCATCATCATGGCCCCGCTCACCCGCTGCCGCGCTGACGCAGGCCGAGTACCCAATGCGCTGATGGCCGAGTATTACGTGCAGCGCGCCTCCGCCGGGCTGATCCTCAGCGAAGCCACTTCGGTAACGCCGATGGGCGTGGGCTACCCCGATACCCCAGGCATCTGGTCCAACGACCAGGTACGCGGCTGGGCCAACGTGACCAAAGCCATCCACGGCGCTGGCGGCAAGATTTTCCTGCAGCTCTGGCACGTCGGTCGGATTTCCCACCCGTCCTACCTGGACGGTGAGCTTCCGGTCGCTCCGAGCGCCATCCAGCCCAAGGGGCATGTGAGCCTGGTACGTCCGCTGGCCGACTACCCGACCCCGCGCGCATTGGAAACCGCGGAAATCGCCGACATCGTCGATGCCTACCGCGTGGGTGCCGAAAACGCCAAGGCCGCCGGGTTTGATGGCGTGGAAATTCACGGCGCCAACGGCTACCTGCTCGACCAGTTCCTGCAAAGCAGCACCAACCAGCGCACCGACAACTACGGCGGTTCCCTGGAGAACCGTGCTCGCCTGTTGCTGGAAGTGACTGACGCGGCGATCGAAGTCTGGGGCGCCGGCCGCGTGGGCGTGCACCTGGCACCGCGCGCCGATTCCCATGACATGGGCGACGAAAACCGCCTGGAAACTTTCAGCTATGTGGCCCGCGAACTGGGCAAGCGTGGCATCGCCTTCATCTGCTCGCGCGAGAAAGAAGGCGCGGACAGCATCGGCCCACAACTGAAGCAAGCGTTCGGCGGCCCGTACATTGCCAACGAGCGCTTCACCAAAGAGAGCGCCAATGCCTGGCTGGCGGAAGGCAAGGCTGACGCCGTGGCGTTCGGCGTGCCGTTCATTGCCAACCCGGACCTGCCGGCACGCTTGAAAGCCGATGCACCGCTGAACGAACCTCACCCGGAAACCTTCTATGGCAAGGGACCGGTGGGTTATATCGATTATCCCGTGCTGTAA
- a CDS encoding helix-turn-helix transcriptional regulator: MTLDLDEIIKALAHPVRRDILNWLKDPKVQFPEQLHNHEFGICAGQIDQRCGLSQSTVSAHLAVLQRAGLITSQKVGQWHFFKRNEDVIQQFLKQMSQEL, from the coding sequence ATGACCCTCGACCTCGACGAAATAATAAAAGCCCTGGCGCACCCAGTACGGCGAGACATCCTCAACTGGCTCAAGGACCCCAAGGTCCAGTTCCCCGAACAGTTGCACAACCATGAATTCGGTATTTGCGCCGGCCAGATCGATCAGCGCTGCGGCCTTTCGCAGTCCACGGTTTCGGCGCATCTGGCGGTGTTGCAGCGGGCGGGGTTGATCACCAGCCAGAAGGTCGGTCAATGGCACTTCTTCAAACGCAACGAGGACGTGATCCAGCAATTCCTCAAGCAAATGAGCCAAGAGCTCTGA
- a CDS encoding MFS transporter: protein MPLSLLILALSAFAIGTTEFVIMGLLPDVAADLGVSIPGAGWLVTGYALGVAIGAPFMAMATARLPRKAALVALMGIFIVGNLLCAVASDYNVLMFARVVTALCHGAFFGIGSVVAAGLVAPNKRASAVALMFTGLTLANVLGVPLGTALGQQAGWRSTFWAVTVIGVIALIGLIRFLPAKRDEEKLDMRAELVALKGAGLWLSLSMTALFSASVFTLFTYVAPLLGEVTGVSPRGVTWTLVLIGLGLTLGNIIGGKLADKSLANTLMGVFLTMALVSTVLSWTSVALIPTEITLFLWATACFAAVPALQVNVVTFGKAAPNLVSTLNIGAFNIGNALGAWVGGSVIDHGLGLTAVPLAAGALAVLALLVTLITFRQGGNADLAPATH, encoded by the coding sequence ATGCCCCTTTCACTCTTGATCCTGGCGCTCAGCGCCTTCGCCATCGGCACGACGGAATTCGTCATCATGGGCCTGTTGCCCGATGTGGCGGCGGACCTCGGCGTATCGATTCCCGGCGCCGGCTGGCTGGTGACCGGCTATGCGCTGGGCGTGGCCATCGGTGCGCCGTTCATGGCAATGGCCACCGCGCGGCTGCCGCGCAAGGCTGCGCTGGTGGCGCTGATGGGGATTTTCATAGTCGGCAACCTGCTCTGCGCCGTTGCCAGCGACTACAACGTGCTGATGTTCGCCCGGGTCGTCACCGCCCTGTGTCACGGTGCGTTCTTCGGCATCGGCTCGGTGGTGGCGGCCGGCCTGGTGGCGCCGAACAAGCGCGCTTCGGCCGTGGCCCTGATGTTCACTGGCCTGACCCTGGCCAATGTGCTCGGCGTACCGCTGGGCACCGCACTGGGCCAACAGGCCGGCTGGCGCTCGACCTTCTGGGCCGTGACGGTCATCGGTGTGATCGCCCTGATCGGTCTGATCCGCTTCCTGCCGGCCAAGCGCGACGAGGAAAAACTCGACATGCGCGCCGAGCTGGTGGCGCTCAAGGGCGCAGGCCTGTGGCTGTCGCTGAGCATGACCGCGTTGTTCTCCGCCTCGGTGTTCACGTTGTTTACCTACGTCGCCCCCTTGCTCGGCGAAGTCACCGGCGTTTCGCCCCGTGGCGTGACCTGGACCCTGGTCCTGATCGGCCTCGGCCTGACGCTTGGCAACATCATCGGCGGCAAGCTGGCGGACAAGAGCCTGGCGAACACGCTGATGGGCGTCTTCCTGACCATGGCGCTGGTATCCACGGTACTGAGCTGGACCAGCGTGGCGCTGATCCCGACTGAAATCACCCTGTTCCTCTGGGCCACCGCCTGCTTTGCCGCCGTGCCGGCCCTGCAAGTCAACGTGGTGACCTTCGGCAAAGCCGCGCCAAACCTGGTGTCCACCCTGAACATCGGTGCCTTCAACATTGGCAATGCCTTGGGTGCCTGGGTCGGCGGCAGTGTCATCGACCATGGCCTGGGCCTGACAGCCGTGCCCCTGGCCGCCGGCGCGCTGGCCGTGCTGGCGCTGCTGGTAACCCTGATCACTTTTCGCCAGGGCGGCAATGCCGACCTGGCCCCTGCCACTCACTGA
- the adeC gene encoding AdeC/AdeK/OprM family multidrug efflux complex outer membrane factor, whose protein sequence is MSKSLLSLTIAAVVLSGCSLIPDYQRPEAPVAAQYPQGPAYEPAKAPGQAAAEQGWKQFFHDPALQQLIQVALENNRDLRVAALNIDAYAAQYRIQRADLFPAVSATGSGSRQRVPARASQTGEAAISSSYSATLGISAYELDLFGRVRSLSEQALQSYFATEEARRSTQISLVANVANAYLTWQADKELLKLTQDTLGTYEQSLKLTSRSAEVGVASALDLSQARTAVENARVQLARYTRQVAQDENSLTLLLGTGLPANLQTQPLSADLLSEVPPGLPSDLLQRRPDILQAERNLLAANANIGAARAAFFPSISLTANAGTLSPDLSGLFKGGSGTWTFAPQINLPIFNAGSLRASLDYAKIQKDINVAQYEQSIQTAFQEVSDGLAARQTYNEQLQAQTDFVAANQDYYRLAERRYRIGVDSNLTFLDAQRQLFSAQQSLITDRLAQLTSEVNLYKALGGGWNAETGKREPIAEKAPETKLF, encoded by the coding sequence ATGAGCAAGTCGCTACTTTCCCTGACCATCGCCGCCGTCGTGCTCAGCGGATGCTCGCTGATACCCGACTATCAGCGGCCCGAAGCACCGGTCGCGGCGCAGTACCCGCAAGGGCCGGCCTACGAGCCGGCCAAAGCACCCGGCCAGGCCGCCGCCGAACAGGGCTGGAAACAGTTCTTCCACGACCCGGCGCTGCAACAGCTGATCCAGGTCGCCCTGGAAAACAACCGCGACCTGCGCGTCGCGGCGCTGAACATCGACGCCTACGCCGCGCAGTACCGCATCCAGCGCGCCGACCTGTTCCCGGCGGTCTCGGCCACCGGTTCAGGCAGCCGCCAACGGGTGCCGGCACGCGCCTCGCAAACCGGTGAAGCGGCAATCAGCAGCTCCTACTCGGCGACGCTGGGGATCAGCGCCTACGAACTGGACCTGTTCGGTCGCGTCCGCAGCCTGAGCGAGCAAGCGTTGCAAAGCTACTTCGCCACCGAAGAAGCCCGCCGCAGCACCCAGATCAGCCTGGTGGCCAACGTCGCCAACGCTTACCTGACCTGGCAGGCCGACAAGGAACTGCTCAAGTTGACCCAGGATACCCTCGGCACCTATGAGCAAAGCCTGAAGCTGACCTCGCGCAGCGCCGAAGTCGGGGTGGCCTCGGCCCTGGACTTGAGCCAAGCCCGTACGGCGGTGGAAAACGCCCGCGTGCAACTGGCCCGCTACACCCGCCAGGTGGCCCAGGACGAAAACAGCCTGACCCTGCTGCTGGGCACCGGCCTGCCGGCCAACCTGCAGACACAACCGCTGAGCGCTGACCTGCTCAGCGAAGTGCCACCGGGCTTGCCGTCGGACCTGCTGCAACGGCGCCCGGACATCCTCCAGGCCGAACGCAACCTGCTCGCCGCCAACGCCAATATCGGCGCCGCGCGGGCCGCGTTCTTCCCAAGCATCAGCCTGACGGCCAATGCCGGCACCCTCAGCCCGGACCTGTCCGGCCTGTTCAAGGGCGGCTCGGGCACCTGGACCTTCGCTCCGCAGATCAACCTGCCGATCTTCAACGCCGGCAGCCTGCGGGCAAGCCTGGACTACGCCAAGATCCAGAAAGACATCAACGTCGCGCAGTATGAGCAGTCGATCCAGACCGCGTTCCAGGAAGTCTCCGACGGCCTGGCCGCCCGCCAGACCTACAACGAACAGTTGCAGGCACAGACCGACTTCGTCGCCGCCAACCAGGACTACTACCGCCTGGCCGAGCGTCGCTACCGCATCGGCGTCGACAGCAACCTGACCTTCCTCGACGCCCAGCGCCAGTTGTTCAGCGCACAGCAATCGCTGATCACCGATCGCCTTGCGCAACTGACCAGCGAGGTCAATTTGTACAAGGCCCTGGGCGGCGGCTGGAATGCCGAGACGGGCAAGCGCGAACCGATCGCGGAGAAAGCGCCAGAGACGAAGTTGTTTTGA